A window of Babesia microti strain RI chromosome III, complete genome contains these coding sequences:
- a CDS encoding hypothetical protein (overlaps_old_locusTagID:BBM_III02560) produces MGEIILRELDLEIENAINLFDVKINNLREEYNNELEKIQIKRGEILGDEKNYCIFASEIDDLELCQSSIKGNYDTGTPGWPGFWLNALRNCKSISSLINPCDEPMLYFISNITCPKDTEVIFHFKKNPYFTNEKLSLDFESGKIVPIDWFENYDSGFFDIFTDANEDITNIVVAIRDCLLIRPLDHALNTHDECFDSNSADMGSRYPLSMFF; encoded by the exons ATGGGTGAAATTATATTGCGTGAATTGGATTTGGAAATAGAGAATGccattaatttgtttgatgtaaaaattaacaatctCAGGGAGGAGTATAACAATGAATTGGAAAAGATTCAGATTAAACGGGGAGAAATACTTGGAGATGAAAAAAACTACTGCATTTTTGCCTCGGAAATTGATGATCTGGAATTGTGCCAATCGTCTATTAAAG GCAATTACGACACTGGTACTCCTGGTTGGCCTGGATTCTGGTTAAATGCCCTAAGAAACTGCAAATCAATATCCTCCCTAATAAATCCGTGCGATGAACCAATGCTATATTtcatatcaaatataacCTGCCCTAAAGATACTGAAGTCATCTTTCACTTCAAAAAAAATCCCTACTTCacaaatgaaaaattgtcattAGACTTTGAGTCTGGAAAGATAGTACCGATCGATTGGTTTGAA AATTACGATTCTGGATTTTTTGACATCTTCACG GATGCGAATGAAgatatcacaaatatcgTTGTGGCAATAAGAGATTGTTTATTAATTAGACCATTGGATCATGCCCTTAACACTCATGATGAGTGTTTTGACTCTAACAGTGCGGATATGGGCTCGAGATATCCCTTATCCATGTTTTTTTAG
- a CDS encoding WD domain G-beta repeat (overlaps_old_locusTagID:BBM_III02565), protein MELVGTLTGHKGCINNVVFDSHGVYCMTCGNDRTIRLWNPQKLLPIKMYSGPHNHEVNCVAISSNNSKFVSGGAESNVFIWDVIDGSVVNKFMGHTGKITTVTYCASDNIIATGSLDTQVKIWDNRSYNKKPIQNFIDAKDSISTLETSSYEIITGSIDGRVRIYDLRKGLLITDDFIKPVTSISLSRDRDYLIVSLLGGNVHFVEKRTGDTLKSYSGHLHKEFRLNSVLDGECKIIVSGSEDGRICYWPLEGGDMMYQRAHKGPVMCIKFSMREFIKDGVLQTDLDLQARESLKTGKQLMLSVGSDGSLKAWHI, encoded by the exons ATGGAATTGGTGGGCACACTAACAGGGCATAAAG gttgtataaataatgtgGTATTCGACTCACATGGAGTCTATTGCATGACTTGTGGAAATGATCGCACTATTCGTCTATGGAATCCGCAAAAATTGCTGCCAATCAAAATGTATTCTG GACCGCACAATCATGAAGTAAATTGTGTAGCAATATCATCCAATAATTCAAAGTTTGTATCCGGGGGTGCTGAATCTAACGTTTTCATTTGGGATGTAATTGATGGCAGTGTTGTTAACAAGTTTATGGGCCACACGg GCAAAATTACAACTGTCACATACTGTGCCAGTGACAACATAATTGCAACAGGATCACTAGATACCCAAGTAAAGATTTGGGATAATAGATCATACAATAAAAAGCCTATCCAGAATTTTATTGATGCTAAGGATTCAATTTCGAC TCTTGAAACATCTTCTTATGAGATAATAACTGGGTCAATTGATGGCAGAGTCAGGATATACGATCTTAGAAAGGGGCTTCTAATCACtgatgattttattaaacCTGTGACTAG CATTTCATTATCGAGGGACAGAGATTATTTGATAGTATCGTTACTAGGAGGCAATGTTCACTTTGTAGAAAAACGCACTGGTGATACATTAAAATCTTATAGTGGTCACTTGCACAAAGAATTTAGACTAAATTCGGTACTTGATGGtgaatgtaaaattattgtgtCTGGGTCAGAAGATGGAAGAATTTGCTATTGGCCCTTAGAAGGGGGCGATATGATGTATCAGAGGGCTCATAAGGGCCCAGTTATGTGCATAAAATTCTCAATGCGTGAATTTATAAAAGATGGTGTTTTACAAACAGACCTGGATTTGCAAGCAAGGGAATCTCTAAAAACCGGCAAGCAATTGATGTTATCAGTTGGTAGCGATGGTTCCTTGAAGGCATGGcatatttga
- a CDS encoding SF-assemblin/beta giardin (overlaps_old_locusTagID:BBM_III02570), which produces MNEKKIATTNALKCIGNKLELPLKLADHTHSFDDNLQSPLSPTDMSKTLDTATTFNNGSILNNSLSDVLDRQLLKCSSMASTCGSPVTSAKFPPDHIDNMDDFDNLYSSFYGCTIKSYNGPKTVNDTTNVEGKIGKVSKLVKLSERISGFERQIQLQAKRKILAEETKIKYLDQTIARLVQSVDDETNRRLETVKALHSIFETQIKVVEKKMDSLLSSKFSHLQQVLNTINDKMDSLELQIENEKSTMSKNIKEKGSLIAEGVSSLQTIVEEERIKRSQRETKILQIAISAETKIEKLLETERHCVENKLEELKGKFETWKANREKEASEFQILMLKELSNIKNGLVLECQARESADDDIVQALHSYAKIFANFEKDAP; this is translated from the exons atgaatgagaaaaaaattgcaaCGACGAATGCGTTGAAATGTATAGGAAATAAATTAGAGTTGCCACTGAAACTAGCAGATCATACACATTCATTTGATGACAATCTGCAATCGCCTTTATCTCCAACCGATATGTCAAAAACTCTAGACACTGCCACAACATTCAACAATGGAAgtatactaaataattctTTAAGTGATGTGTTGGATAGGCAACTGCTCAAGTGCAGTTCCATGGCTAGCACCTGCGGATCTCCTGTAACTTCCGCAAAATTTCCTCCTGATCATATAGACAACATGgatgattttgataatCTTTATTCTTCATTCTACGGTTGTACTATAAAGTCTTATAATGGGCCTAAAACAGTCAATGACACTACTAACGTTGAGGGTAAGATAGGGAAGGTGTCAAAGCTTGTAAAATTGAGTGAGAGGATAAGCGGTTTCGAGCGCCAAATTCAACTACAGGCAAAACGTAAAATATTGGCAGAGGAGACAAAAATTAAGTACCTAGATCAAACAATCGCAAGACTTGTACAATCAGTGGATGATGAGACCAATCGTCGCTTGGAGACAGTTAAAGCATTACACTCC ATATTTGAGACTCAGATCAAAGTGGTGGAGAAAAAAATGGATTCCTTGTTATCCTCGAAATTCAGCCATCTGCAGCAAGTTCTCAACACTATAAACGATAAAATGGATAGTTTGgaattacaaattgaaaatgaaaagTCAACTATGAGCAAAAATATCAAGGAAAAGGGTAGTCTCATTGCTGAAGGTGTCTCTAGTTTGCAG acaattGTAGAAGAAGAACGGATCAAAAGATCCCAAAGAGAAActaaaatattgcaaattgcCATATCTGCCGAAACAAagattgaaaaattgttggaAACTGAAAGG CACTGCGTCGAGAACAAGTTGGAGGAGTTGAAGGGCAAGTTTGAGACGTGGAAGGCAAATAGGGAGAAGGAGGCCAGTgaatttcaaattttgatgcTGAAAGAGTTGtctaatattaaaaatggattaGTTTTGGAGTGCCAGGCTAGGGAAAGTGCGGATGATGACATTGTACAGGCATTGCATAGTTACGCCAAGAtctttgccaattttgaAAAGGACGCGCCATAA
- a CDS encoding RWD domain-containing protein, putative (overlaps_old_locusTagID:BBM_III02575) has product MPISEKELEIEALGALFNPDEYAIQNDTVSIKISMCNLCFTVSFDLPSDYPQSQPLLSFHLNTHSQDSNKSPNDDFINNLIGIAQNSMMANAGYPCIYSTVEDIKEYITTQAILANDNADNYERIGQTDYICENEVTSDHEVPSNKLITYDEFKEWTNKFIEVLIERGDLPPKKISDKLTGRQIFEQLTNEQFTNEKYSEHLYAESPQISDFEETPTLSN; this is encoded by the exons ATGCCCATTAGCGAGAAGGAGTTGGAGATTGAGGCGTTGGGTGCCTTGTTCAATCCAGACGAATACGCCATACAAAATGATACAGTAtctattaaaatttcaatgtGTAACCTTTGTTTTACTGTGTCATTTGATCTTCCCAGTGACTACCCGCAATCGCAACCACTATTGTCTTTTCACCTCAATACACACTCGCAGGACTCCAACAAATCACCCAATGAcgattttattaataatttgatcGGTATAGCTCAGAATTCAATGATGGCCAACGCGGGTTATCCTTGCATATATTCCACAGTAGAGGATATCAAGGAATATATCACTACCCAAGCCATACTAGCAAATGATAATGCAGACAATTACGAACGTATAGGCCAAACCGATTACatttgtgaaaatgaaGTCACCAGTGATCATGAAGTGCCATCAAAT aaattaattacatatgACGAATTTAAGGAGTGGACTAACAAATTCATAGAGGTATTAATTGAACGTGGAGATTTACCACCGAAGAAAATATCGGATAAATTAACTGGAAGACAAATATTTGAACAGTTGACAAATGAACAATTCACTAACGAGAAATATTCTGAGCATTTGTATGCAGAATCTCCACAAATTTCAGATTTTGAAGAGACTCCTACActaagtaattaa
- a CDS encoding hypothetical protein (overlaps_old_locusTagID:BBM_III02575) has protein sequence MYNKKYHNSFIGATKKYEIRIKRIGSLLLESYVPVDSSDGIPLGQIPNDIKYLTPRGIL, from the exons atgtataataagAAATACCACAATTCCTTTATTGGAG CAACCAAAAAATACGAAATCAGAATTAAACGGATTGGTTCACTTCTTTTAGAGTCATATGTGCCTGTAGACAGCTCTGATGGCATTCCGTTGGGACAAATCCCTAACGATATCAAGTATTTGACGCCTCGCGGTATTCTGTga
- a CDS encoding CRMP2 (overlaps_old_locusTagID:BBM_III02577), whose translation MEWYSPVDNGETKDLFNCDKSGLYTNGTKTHSPLLTFSQYRQRQLSKSLTHDTPNSLNVDNTFDNSRIYNTDKLSGNFGSSHTYKCRPGFNSDCTWNSGANKLSSYGNDTSYLNGQDYSFLSPAKQFNHRPHYNSNHGSIYGPNYGSSYENNHGCEYKSPICDYKQTRDLRTSDFGYKCSYNNYKSTSYDSKPTQYDYKPTQYDYKPSQHGCKSGFGYKSGYYGDRTSGSDCINYIPAYDAKMSKITKIPMYNNVTVPSFPTYDSHYLQNSLEYSSPIYKRKALSSHYQYKSPTNHYGDGIFNSQYNEHGINGSWNSNKIDTEFDNFKYNPNTPGSDSIKRPHSDTRLFSASPSKHERSERSEILKSNDTQIDSSNKWTKRHKIGSDLFDRTPNRIGKSTGYFNHDSTKYVSSPFDFDNVGLFDSTPKRNRSLLSTPVKPWNMNSMLKY comes from the coding sequence ATGGAGTGGTACAGTCCTGTGGATAATGGCGAGACAAAggatttatttaattgcGACAAAAGTGGTTTGTACACTAACGGAACAAAAACACACAGTCCATTACTCACATTTAGTCAGTATCGCCAGAGacaattgtcaaaatcTCTTACACACGACACTCCTAACTCACTAAACGTTGATAACACATTTGATAATTCGCGAATTTATAACACTGACAAGTTGTCTGGAAATTTTGGAAGTTCACACACATACAAATGCCGACCTGGTTTTAACAGTGATTGCACTTGGAATAGTGGCGCCAACAAGTTATCCAGCTATGGCAATGACACTAGCTATTTAAATGGACAAGATTATTCGTTCTTATCCCCAGCAAAGCAATTTAATCATAGGCCTCATTATAATTCAAATCATGGCAGTATATATGGGCCAAATTATGGTTCAAGCTATGAAAATAATCATGGATGTGAATATAAATCACCAATTTGTGACTATAAGCAGACACGTGATTTGAGAACTAGTGATTTTGGTTATAAATGTAGttacaataattacaaatcCACTAGTTATGATTCTAAGCCCACGCAATACGATTACAAGCCCACGCAATACGATTACAAGCCCTCACAGCATGGTTGCAAAAGTGGGTTTGGTTACAAAAGTGGTTATTATGGTGATAGAACTAGTGGTAGTGAttgcataaattacatACCCGCTTATGATGCcaaaatgtcaaaaattACCAAAATTCCCATGTACAATAATGTAACAGTTCCATCCTTTCCAACATATGATTCGCACTATTTACAGAATTCACTTGAGTATTCCTCGCCTATTTACAAAAGAAAGGCCTTATCATCTCATTATCAATACAAATCGCCAACCAATCACTATGGCGATGGCATATTTAACAGTCAATACAATGAGCATGGCATCAATGGTAGTTGGAATAgtaataaaattgacacagagtttgacaatttcaaatataatcCAAACACCCCCGGCAGCGATAGCATAAAACGCCCTCATTCTGATACCCGTCTATTCAGTGCCAGTCCCAGTAAACATGAAAGGTCGGAAAGATCAGAAATTCTCAAATCCAACGACACTCAAATTGACAGTAGCAACAAATGGACTAAGAGGCATAAAATTGGAAGCGATTTGTTCGATCGCACCCCAAATAGGATAGGTAAATCTACAGGATATTTCAACCACGACAGCACAAAGTATGTAAGCTCGCCATTTGATTTTGACAACGTTGGCTTGTTTGACAGCACACCCAAACGGAATAGATCCTTACTGTCTACACCGGTAAAGCCTTGGAATATGAACTCAATGTTAAAATACTAG
- a CDS encoding exonuclease 1 (overlaps_old_locusTagID:BBM_III02580), producing MSCHVDLCCVVCGLIVEMGINKLLPFLKPLSKRVHIKGYSSCVAAIDAMCWIHRALVASASKHLIGEDSIAYLKFILSMLNLLILHGITPIMVFDGKELPAKEQENNKRRERRQQAKEEALRMYKSGKYDKGEFYRKCIQAITVTDEIIDRVIATCKHLNVQVIIAPFEADPQLAYLCRTGVANIAVSEDSDLLVYGCPRVLYKLGKDGYAEEVNIVTICHLPRQISPSYPRGPKPSGNIAMLKDFTPEMFATMCILSGSDYDNNAHIHGMGIVMAYKIVSKYKSIDAIMEFLETDSNWKDKLPQHLSIEQLTAKYRTALCIFMHHWVYDPEQKLICNISESRQIDTQFTSSEMQNIGDSDQGSDVIQVATGVINSKNKCPRNLTLRDDEKQIIDSAMGDPTKDNSNAKSSKDKGKEGENGDKGPSRKRIGIKNLFKSVESHKVKKNKTNK from the exons ATGTCGTGTCATGTAGATTTGTGTTGTGTGGTGTGTGGATTAATTGTGGAGATGGGTATAAACAAGTTGCTC CCGTTTCTAAAACCTTTGTCCAAAAGAGTTCACATTAAAGGCTACTCCTCATGTGTCGCTGCAATTGATGCAATGTGTTGGATTCACCGCGCGCTCGTAGCATCTGCCTCCAAACATTTGATTGGTGAAGACTCTATCGCATATCTCAAGTTCATTTTATCCATGCTCAATCTCTTAATTTTACATGGCATAACTCCAATTATGG TATTCGACGGCAAGGAATTGCCAGCCAAGGAACaagaaaataataaacGTAGGGAACGAAGGCAACAAGCCAAAGAGGAGGCACTCAGAATGTATAAATCTGGCAAGTATGATAAGGGTGAGTTTTATCGTAAGTGTATACAAGCGATTACTGTGACTGATGAGATAATTGACAGAGTAATTGCTACATGTAAACACTTAAATGTGCAAGTGATAATCGCACCTTTTGAGGCGGATCCTCAACTCGCTTATTTATGCCGCACTGGTGTTGCCAATATTGCTGTATCGGAAGATTCCGATCTGCTGGTGTATGGGTGTCCTAGGGTCTTATACAAGCTGGGGAAGGATGGATATGCTGAGGAGGTGAACATAGTCACGATTTGTCACCTGCCAAGGCAAATCTCGCCTAGTTATCCCAGAGGTCCTAAACCCTCAGGCAACATAGCTATGCTAAAGGACTTTACCCCTGAAATGTTTGCTACAATGTGCATTCTTTCTGGATCTGACTACGATAACAACGCCCACATCCATGGTATGGGCATTGTTATGgcatataaaattgtcTCTAAGTACAAGAGTATCGATGCTATCATGGAATTTCTAGAAACAGACTCTAACTGGAAAGACAAGCTACCACAGCACTTATCTATTGAACAATTGACAGCTAAATATCGCACAGcattatgtatttttatgcaCCACTGGGTTTATGACCCAGAACAAAAActaatatgtaatatttccGAGAGCAGGCAAATAGACACACAATTTACCAGCAGTGAGATGCAAAATATAGGAGACAGTGACCAAGGATCTGACGTGATTCAAGTAGCTACAGGTGTAATCAACTCCAAAAACAAATGCCCAAGGAATCTAACGCTTAGAGATGATGAAAAACAAATCATTGATTCAGCTATGGGTGACCCCACTAAAGACAATTCCAATGCTAAGAGTAGCAAAGATAAGGGTAAAGAGGGTGAGAACGGTGATAAGGGGCCATCAAGAAAGAGGATTGGTATAAAAAATCTATTTAAGAGTGTGGAAAGTCACAAAGTCAAGAAGAACAAAACTAACAAATAG
- a CDS encoding hypothetical protein (overlaps_old_locusTagID:BBM_III02585): MNILRYFGSLSHKLKGMYVNRKEVVDSINEMLKLRCQRGERKNDRTVLMKSGCSELFIAGITASLKELNNLKSVVWSYIKSPLQHTKGPYSRKIFIFENENLKN, from the exons ATGAATATATTGCGTTATTTTGGGAGTCTATCACATAAATTAAAAGGTATGTATGTTAATAGGAAGGAAGTCGTCGATTCTATTAATGAAATGTTGAAACTTAGGTGTCAAAGGGGGGAAAGAAAAAACGATAGAACTGTGCTAATGAAATCTGGGTGCTCG GAATTGTTTATTGCTGGAATTACAGCTTCACTCAAAGAATTGAATAATCTGAAGAGTGTGGTATGGTCGTACATAAAATCCCCTTTGCAACATACAAAGGGCCCATATTCAaggaaaatttttatatttgaaaatgaaaatttaaaaaactGA
- a CDS encoding secreted ookinete protein, putative (PSOP17) (overlaps_old_locusTagID:BBM_III02590) produces the protein MNSKCYLGYLIYLLSFVTCVTCVDLDKCSIVVDSGICIADNRKLILGPPLIPNLALHLTFDELNPVDSSGFGNHPTGSLFPAPGFAGSGSSALFRQSYIYTTHFEALNSNDFSYTFYIYLLHDLKSLAASKKLNQFCPVIHKGYMMENAVEAAPAILINPRSGQIKVAISIDANNTKEFTSNFKLSPSVWYHIALVKQANNTRLYVNGILDSSESFEHLNIRYNGLSLFIGSAPYAASCDLPLLLDEFKIYTAAIGQNSIQAEASIFMGGVEPSYVYLGCTNCSKEEGEKSCPSNYHLCNKLELYTGGYHVAKRLGLTMNLIMISAYPEPERGIALCCRNLPI, from the exons ATGAATTCCAAATGTTATTTGGGATATCTAATATACCTATTGAGTTTTGTAACATGCGTAACATGTGTAGACCTAGACAAGTGCTCTATTGTGGTTGATTCTGGGATATGTATCGCAGACAATCGCAAATTAATACTGGGCCCGCCActaattccaaatttagCACTGCATCTGACTTTTGATGAACTTAATCCGGTGGATTCCAGCGGATTTGGTAACCATCCAACTGGATCGTTGTTCCCAGCTCCCGGATTTGCTGGATCCGGCTCATCCGCCCTTTTCAGACAAAGCTACATATACACTACCCACTTTGAAGCCCTCAACTCTAACGATTTCAGCTACActttttacatttatttactcCACGATCTCAAGTCCCTAGCTGCTAGTAAAAAATTAAACCAATTTTGCCCAGTGATACACAAG GGTTATATGATGGAAAATGCAGTGGAAGCTGCTCCTGCTATTTTGATTAATCCAAGG AGTGGACAAATAAAAGTTGCAATATCAATTGATGCCAATAATACGAAAGAATTCACAagcaatttcaaattgtcTCCAAGTGTATGGTACCACATAGCAC TAGTCAAGCAAGCGAATAACACTAGACTATACGTTAATG GAATTCTGGATTCTTCTGAATCTTTCGAGC ATTTGAATATACGCTATAATGGGCTATCACTATTTATTGGTAGCGCTCCGTATGCCGCTTCCTGCGATTTACCACTTTTGCTGGACgaattcaaaatatacacTGCA GCAATAGGGCAGAATTCTATACAAGCAGAGG CATCAATCTTTATGGGCGGTGTTGAGCCTTCATACGTGTATCTGGGATGCACCAATTGCAG CAAGGAAGAGGGAGAAAAATCATGTCCTTCAAATTACCACCTTTGCAATAAGTTGGAGTTGTATACTGGGGGGTATCATGTGGCTAAGAGGTTAGGTTTGACCATGAATCTTATCATGATTTCGGCATATCCTGAGCCTGAACGCGGTATCGCCTTATGCTGTAGAAATTTGCCAATCTGA
- a CDS encoding hypothetical protein (overlaps_old_locusTagID:BBM_III02595), which produces MSKNTLIERTLSIAANVKVCISQAYDSLQHIPMNSSISIKNSYELPSNVHNQALDRVIRSFSENNETRNVID; this is translated from the exons ATGAGCAAAAACACTCTTATTGAGCGTACTTTAAGCATTGCTGCGAATGTTAAAGTGTGTATAAGCCAAGCATATGATTCACTTCAACATATACCCATGAATTCTTCCATTTCCATCAAAAATTCCTACGAATTACCTTCTAATGTACATAATCAGGCATTAGATAGGGTTATCCGCTCTTTTAGT GAAAATAATGAAACGAGAAATGTAATCGATTGA
- a CDS encoding arginyl-tRNA synthetase (overlaps_old_locusTagID:BBM_III02600) translates to MKILQNHIKEVFSKAIAKAFPTIAYEHSPNISKANPSFGDYQWNGAMDIFKQCKDELKLESVSQVTELVSKHLSRDMFEEVIPAKGFVTMKLSSKWVSEELKTLIRNGVKIEWKNDTYKILVDFSSPNIAKDMHVGHLRSTILGESICRVFEFLGYNVLRINHIGDWGTNFGMYIEYLKREHPNYIENFPAISDLTSFYKKARQLMDTDEDFKKCARANVVKLQEREKVSVKAWEIICEISKAEIKKLYDILDITLEDYGESYYVDMIPGVIDELTAKGICKESSGAMCVFTNIDKTPLILRKSDGGYGYDSTDMACIRHRIITLGCKRLIYVTDSGQRSHFDLLFEAARIAGWATDDIVLDHVGFGLIQNEDGKKFKSRSGEPVRLMSLIDEAIERSKTELKMRGAHDDAYIKYASKVLGCASIRYFDLKQNYNTNYKFSYDKMLNPKGNTAIYILYGYARICSIFKKSTLEVDFMNDCDKINLVHPKELTLGKHLLYFPDVISFTTQDLLISRIADYTYNLTEIFTSFYNECKVVGGDEEVSRLLLCKATKSILDMCLYMLGITPLEKL, encoded by the exons atgaag ATCTTACAAAATCATATCAAAGAAGTATTCTCCAAGGCTATTGCCAAAGCCTTCCCAACTATAGCATATGAACATTCACCAAACATTTCAAAAGCAAATCCTTCGTTCGGAGATTATCAAT GGAATGGAGCTATGGACATTTTCAAACAGTGTAAAGATGAGTTAAAGCTTGAATCTGTATCACAGGTTACCGAGTTGGTGTCTAAACATCTATCAAGGGACATGTTTGAGGAAGTAATTCCTGCTAAAG GGTTTGTTACCATGAAATTGTCATCCAAATGGGTATCTGAAGAACTGAAGACTTTGATAAGAAATGGcgttaaaattgaatggaAAAATGACACATACAAGATATTGGTGGATTTTTCCTCGCCTAACATTGCCAAAGATATGCACGTAGGCCATCTAAGGTCCACAATTCTGGGCGAGTCTATTTGCAGAGTGTTTGAATTCCTAGGCTACAATGTTTTGCGCATAAATCACATTGGAGATTGGGGCACAAATTTTGGAATGTATATTGAATATCTCAAGAGAGAACATCCCAATTATATCGAAAATTTCCCAGCCATTAGCGATTTAACATCTTTCTACAAAAAGGCTAGACAACTGATGGATACGGATGaagattttaaaaaatgcgCCAGGGCCAACGTGGTAAAATTGCAAGAAAGAGAAAAGGTTTCAGTTAAGGCCTGGGAAATTATTTGTGAGATTTCCAAGGCGGAGATCAAAAAGTTGTACGatatattagatataaCTCTGGAGGATTATGGTGAATCTTATTACGTTGATATGATTCCTGGTGTCATTGATGAACTGACTGCCAAAGGCATTTGTAAGGAAAGCAGTGGAGCCATGTGCGTATTCACCAATATTGATAAG ACTCCTTTGATATTGCGTAAGTCTGACGGTGGATATGGTTATGACTCCACAGATATGGCATGTATTAGACATCG CATCATCACGCTTGGATGCAAGCGATTAATTTATGTTACTGATTCTGGACAAAGAAGCcattttgatttattgttCGAGGCTGCTCGTATTGCAG GATGGGCGACGGATGATATTGTATTGGATCATGTGGGATTTGGGTTAATCCAAAATGAGGATGGGAAGAAGTTCAAGTCTAGAAGCGGCGAGCCTGTGAGGTTGATGAGTCTAATCGATGAAGCAATTGAGAGATCTAAAACTGAACTCAAAATGCGAGGTGCACACGATGATGCTTACATTAAATATGCATCTAAAGTACTTGGCTGCGCTTCAATCCGTTACTTTGATTTgaaacaaaattacaacACTAACTATAAGTTCTCATACGACAAAATGTTGAACCCTAAGGGGAATACTgctatatatattttatatggATATGCGAGAATCTGttcaattttcaaaaaatcaacTTTGGAAGTAGATTTTATGAACGATTGTGACAAAATCAACTTGGTTCACCCCAAGGAATTGACTTTGGGCAAACACCTGTTATATTTCCCTGATGTTATCTCCTTTACCACACAAGACCTTCTAATTTCTAGAATTGCCGATTACACCTATAACTTGACTGAGATTTTCACCTCCTTTTACAACGAATGTAAGGTTGTGGGTGGGGATGAAGAGGTTAGTCGTTTGCTGTTATGCAAAGCGACCAAATCGATTCTCGACATGTGCCTGTATATGTTGGGTATCACTCCCTTGGAgaaattgtaa